One window of the Trifolium pratense cultivar HEN17-A07 linkage group LG2, ARS_RC_1.1, whole genome shotgun sequence genome contains the following:
- the LOC123910196 gene encoding probable thimet oligopeptidase isoform X2 codes for MTENEGKREKMENTKKTRGIIAFTGTAAVLAIAVNLVITAIKHQKQKNAKKIDLVGSKVRVNLSASQIVKLANQIIAKSNEVHNSVASVPLDKVTYANVISPLAELQAQQFPLIQSCLLPKLVSTREDVRKASAEAERRIDAHLDICSKREDIYLVVKSFAVRGDWINAETKSFVQILVRDFERNGLNLSASKREELLRIKAQIDELSIIYIQNLNDASAFLPFNEAELAGLPPEFLKGLDKSDNGQLKISLRSHHVTAVLEFCKVGTTRRMVSRAYGNRCGEANLSILESLVQQRHKYARLLGYSCYAEYAVDVRMAKSPTKVFEFLNDISIRINDLAIRELDILKDLKKEEGEFPFGIEDLLYYVKRVEEQNYDLDFGEIKQYLPISLVLSGIFKIVQDLFGLRFEEIAGAEVWHCDVRVFSVFDLSSSELLGYCYLDLFSREGKYGHSCVVPLQNSALTINGTRQIPVALLLSQCQKDSDCSPGLLRFSEVVSLFREFGHVVQHICNRASFSRVSGIRVDPDFVGIPAQLLQNCCYESFFLKLISGFHQDITKPLKDDLCKSIKRWRNSSSALKLKQEILYCLFDQIIHSADNIDIRELFKHLHSKMMLGLPVLEGTNPASCFPFSVVGYEAACYSRIWSEVFAADIFASIFCNGVSNQLPGLQFRNKVLAPGGTKDSFGAISDFLGREPSVKAYIENKTMYTL; via the exons ATGACGGAAAACGAAGGAAAACGTGAGAAAATGGAAAACACCAAGAAAACCAGAGGCATCATCGCCTTCACCGGAACTGCCGCAGTGCTCGCAATCGCCGTTAACCTCGTTATCACCGCCATCAAACACCAGAAGCAAAAAAATGCAAAGAAGATAG ATCTTGTTGGTTCTAAGGTTCGTGTTAACCTATCTGCATCTCAGATTGTTAAATTAGCAAACCAAATCATTGCTAAGTCAAATGAGGTTCATAATTCCGTTGCATCCGTGCCTCTCGATAAG GTTACATATGCAAATGTTATATCGCCTCTAGCAGAACTTCAAGCGCAGCAATTTCCATTGATTCAATCTTGTTTGTTGCCTAAGTTGGTATCTACACGGGAGGATGTGCGTAAAGCAAGTGCAGAAGCGGAGCGAAGAATTGATGCTCATCTTGACATATGCAG CAAACGTGAAGACATATATCTTGTCGTTAAATCATTTGCAGTGAGGGGGGACTGGATAAATGCTGAAACCAAAAGCTTTGTTCAAATTCTG GTGAGAGATTTTGAGCGAAATGGATTGAACCTCAGTGCAAGCAAAAGAGAAGAGTTGCTGCGTATAAAAGCTCAGATTGATGAGTTAAGCATTATATATATCCAAAATCTCAATGATGCTAGCGCATTTCTTCCCTTCAATGAGGCAGAGTTAGCAGGATTACCTCCAGAGTTTCTCAAG GGTTTAGATAAATCTGATAATGGACAATTGAAGATCTCGTTGAGAAGCCATCACGTCACAGCTGTACTTGAATTTTGCAAG GTAGGAACTACAAGAAGGATGGTATCACGGGCGTATGGAAATCGATGTGGAGAGGCCAATCTTTCTATTTTAGAAAGTCTG GTGCAACAGCGTCATAAATATGCTCGTTTACTAGGCTATTCGTGCTATGCCGAGTATGCTGTCGATGTTAGAATGGCAAAATCACCAACAAag GTGTTCGAGTTTCTGAATGACATATCAATACGTATAAATGACTTGGCTATAAGAGAACTTGATATCTTGAAAGATTTGAAG aaagaggaaggggagttTCCATTTGGAATCGAAGACCTACTGTATTATGTAAAACGGGTTGAAGAGCAGAATTATGATTTGGACTTTGGCGAGATCAAGCAATACTTACCAATTAGTTTAGTTCTATCTGGAATCTTCAAAATTGTCCAAGATCTTTTTG GTTTAAGGTTTGAGGAAATTGCAGGAGCTGAAGTTTGGCATTGTGATGTTCGTGTATTTTCAGTATTTGACTTAAGTTCAAGTGAACTCTTGGGTTATTGCTACCTTGACTTGTTCTCAAG GGAAGGAAAATATGGTCACAGTTGTGTGGTTCCTCTCCAGAACAGTGCATTAACAATCAATGGGACACGACAG ATACCAGTTGCATTGCTATTATCTCAgtgtcaaaaggattctgactGTAGTCCTGGATTATTGCGGTTTTCTGAAGTGGTCAGTCTGTTCCGCGAGTTTGGCCATGTG GTTCAACACATTTGCAACCGTGCTTCATTTTCTAGAGTTTCTGGAATACGTGTTGATCCCGACTTTGTAGGAATACCTGctcaacttttacaaaactG CTGTTATGAAAGCTTTTTTCTGAAGTTGATTTCTGGATTTCATCAG GATATCACAAAGCCCTTAAAGGATGACCTATGCAAATCAATTAAAAGATGGAGAAATTCTTCCTCTGCACTTAAATTGAAGCAAGAGATTCTATACT GCCTTTTTGACCAAATCATACATTCTGCGGATAATATAGACATTCGTGAGTTATTCAAGCATCTTCATTCCAAG ATGATGTTAGGTTTGCCGGTATTAGAAGGAACCAATCCTGCTTCATGTTTTCCTTTTAGCGTTGTTGGTTATGAGGCAGCTTGCTACAGCCGTATATGGAGTGAG GTTTTTGCCGCGGATATATTTGCCTCAATATTTTGCAATGGTGTTTCAAACCAGCTTCCCGGCTTGCAATTTAGGAACAAG GTATTGGCCCCAGGCGGAACGAAGGATTCTTTTGGAGCAATATCAGACTTTCTAGGAAGAGAACCATCAGTTAAAGCTTACATTGAGAACAAAACCATGTATACTTTGTAA
- the LOC123910142 gene encoding uncharacterized protein LOC123910142, producing MDSGMSWADQWDTNPDPPISSEKDKKKNKDESKVSKIGKSVMSLKWVKELRKKTQK from the coding sequence atgGATTCAGGCATGTCATGGGCTGATCAATGGGACACCAACCCAGACCCTCCAATATCATCAGAGAAAgacaagaaaaaaaacaaagatgaaTCAAAGGTAAGCAAAATTGGAAAGTCTGTGATGAGCCTCAAATGGGTGAAAGAACTACGTAAGAAAACtcaaaaatga
- the LOC123910196 gene encoding probable thimet oligopeptidase isoform X1: MTENEGKREKMENTKKTRGIIAFTGTAAVLAIAVNLVITAIKHQKQKNAKKIDLVGSKVRVNLSASQIVKLANQIIAKSNEVHNSVASVPLDKVTYANVISPLAELQAQQFPLIQSCLLPKLVSTREDVRKASAEAERRIDAHLDICSKREDIYLVVKSFAVRGDWINAETKSFVQILVRDFERNGLNLSASKREELLRIKAQIDELSIIYIQNLNDASAFLPFNEAELAGLPPEFLKGLDKSDNGQLKISLRSHHVTAVLEFCKVGTTRRMVSRAYGNRCGEANLSILESLVQQRHKYARLLGYSCYAEYAVDVRMAKSPTKVFEFLNDISIRINDLAIRELDILKDLKKKEEGEFPFGIEDLLYYVKRVEEQNYDLDFGEIKQYLPISLVLSGIFKIVQDLFGLRFEEIAGAEVWHCDVRVFSVFDLSSSELLGYCYLDLFSREGKYGHSCVVPLQNSALTINGTRQIPVALLLSQCQKDSDCSPGLLRFSEVVSLFREFGHVVQHICNRASFSRVSGIRVDPDFVGIPAQLLQNCCYESFFLKLISGFHQDITKPLKDDLCKSIKRWRNSSSALKLKQEILYCLFDQIIHSADNIDIRELFKHLHSKMMLGLPVLEGTNPASCFPFSVVGYEAACYSRIWSEVFAADIFASIFCNGVSNQLPGLQFRNKVLAPGGTKDSFGAISDFLGREPSVKAYIENKTMYTL, encoded by the exons ATGACGGAAAACGAAGGAAAACGTGAGAAAATGGAAAACACCAAGAAAACCAGAGGCATCATCGCCTTCACCGGAACTGCCGCAGTGCTCGCAATCGCCGTTAACCTCGTTATCACCGCCATCAAACACCAGAAGCAAAAAAATGCAAAGAAGATAG ATCTTGTTGGTTCTAAGGTTCGTGTTAACCTATCTGCATCTCAGATTGTTAAATTAGCAAACCAAATCATTGCTAAGTCAAATGAGGTTCATAATTCCGTTGCATCCGTGCCTCTCGATAAG GTTACATATGCAAATGTTATATCGCCTCTAGCAGAACTTCAAGCGCAGCAATTTCCATTGATTCAATCTTGTTTGTTGCCTAAGTTGGTATCTACACGGGAGGATGTGCGTAAAGCAAGTGCAGAAGCGGAGCGAAGAATTGATGCTCATCTTGACATATGCAG CAAACGTGAAGACATATATCTTGTCGTTAAATCATTTGCAGTGAGGGGGGACTGGATAAATGCTGAAACCAAAAGCTTTGTTCAAATTCTG GTGAGAGATTTTGAGCGAAATGGATTGAACCTCAGTGCAAGCAAAAGAGAAGAGTTGCTGCGTATAAAAGCTCAGATTGATGAGTTAAGCATTATATATATCCAAAATCTCAATGATGCTAGCGCATTTCTTCCCTTCAATGAGGCAGAGTTAGCAGGATTACCTCCAGAGTTTCTCAAG GGTTTAGATAAATCTGATAATGGACAATTGAAGATCTCGTTGAGAAGCCATCACGTCACAGCTGTACTTGAATTTTGCAAG GTAGGAACTACAAGAAGGATGGTATCACGGGCGTATGGAAATCGATGTGGAGAGGCCAATCTTTCTATTTTAGAAAGTCTG GTGCAACAGCGTCATAAATATGCTCGTTTACTAGGCTATTCGTGCTATGCCGAGTATGCTGTCGATGTTAGAATGGCAAAATCACCAACAAag GTGTTCGAGTTTCTGAATGACATATCAATACGTATAAATGACTTGGCTATAAGAGAACTTGATATCTTGAAAGATTTGAAG aagaaagaggaaggggagttTCCATTTGGAATCGAAGACCTACTGTATTATGTAAAACGGGTTGAAGAGCAGAATTATGATTTGGACTTTGGCGAGATCAAGCAATACTTACCAATTAGTTTAGTTCTATCTGGAATCTTCAAAATTGTCCAAGATCTTTTTG GTTTAAGGTTTGAGGAAATTGCAGGAGCTGAAGTTTGGCATTGTGATGTTCGTGTATTTTCAGTATTTGACTTAAGTTCAAGTGAACTCTTGGGTTATTGCTACCTTGACTTGTTCTCAAG GGAAGGAAAATATGGTCACAGTTGTGTGGTTCCTCTCCAGAACAGTGCATTAACAATCAATGGGACACGACAG ATACCAGTTGCATTGCTATTATCTCAgtgtcaaaaggattctgactGTAGTCCTGGATTATTGCGGTTTTCTGAAGTGGTCAGTCTGTTCCGCGAGTTTGGCCATGTG GTTCAACACATTTGCAACCGTGCTTCATTTTCTAGAGTTTCTGGAATACGTGTTGATCCCGACTTTGTAGGAATACCTGctcaacttttacaaaactG CTGTTATGAAAGCTTTTTTCTGAAGTTGATTTCTGGATTTCATCAG GATATCACAAAGCCCTTAAAGGATGACCTATGCAAATCAATTAAAAGATGGAGAAATTCTTCCTCTGCACTTAAATTGAAGCAAGAGATTCTATACT GCCTTTTTGACCAAATCATACATTCTGCGGATAATATAGACATTCGTGAGTTATTCAAGCATCTTCATTCCAAG ATGATGTTAGGTTTGCCGGTATTAGAAGGAACCAATCCTGCTTCATGTTTTCCTTTTAGCGTTGTTGGTTATGAGGCAGCTTGCTACAGCCGTATATGGAGTGAG GTTTTTGCCGCGGATATATTTGCCTCAATATTTTGCAATGGTGTTTCAAACCAGCTTCCCGGCTTGCAATTTAGGAACAAG GTATTGGCCCCAGGCGGAACGAAGGATTCTTTTGGAGCAATATCAGACTTTCTAGGAAGAGAACCATCAGTTAAAGCTTACATTGAGAACAAAACCATGTATACTTTGTAA
- the LOC123904921 gene encoding uncharacterized protein LOC123904921, producing MFTLGWGLDGAAWVWRRLLRAWEEEMLGECQSLLSNMSLQAHITNRWQWQPDPDIGYSVRGAYELLTTIDSVTIDDADHLIWHSQVPLKVSICAWRLLRDRLPTKSNLISRGILSSAAHLCISGCGEAESAYHLFISCRCFGSLWALVCTWIGIPSTSSTSIRDHFVQFTYSAGGSRARRSFLQLVWLASVWVIWTERNHRLFTGSISTPLQMMDKIKLFSYRWLKMTSVTLVSNYHSLWSSPLLCLSLV from the coding sequence ATGTTCACTCTAGGTTGGGGGTTAGATGGGGCAGCGTGGGTGTGGCGGAGGCTGTTGAGGGcttgggaggaggagatgttgggggagtgtcagagTTTACTTTCTAACATGTCATTGCAGGCACATATTACAAacaggtggcagtggcagcCAGATCCTGATATAGGTTATAGTGTTCGGGGAGCTTATGAGCTTTTGACTACCATTGATTCAGTTACTATAGATGATGCGGATCACCTCATTTGGCATTCTCAGGTCCCTTTGAAGGTCTCCATCTGTGCGTGGCGCTTATTGCGGGACAGGTTGCCTACAAAGTCAAACCTGATTTCTCGAGGCATTCTGTCTTCTGCAGCACATTTATGCATTTCTGGATGTGGGGAAGCAGAGTCAGCTtatcacttattcatctcatGCCGCTGTTTTGGTTCCCTTTGGGCTTTAGTGTGCACTTGGATTGGCATCCCATCGACGAGTTCTACTTCTATTCGGGATCATTTCGTTCAGTTCACTTATTCAGCTGGTGGATCTCGAGCACGTCGGTCTTTTCTGCAGCTTGTTTGGCTCGCTAGCGTGTGGGTTATTTGGACAGAAAGAAATCATAGATTGTTTACAGGCTCAATTAGTACTCCTCTTCAGATgatggacaagatcaagcttttttcctataggtggttgaagatgACGAGTGTTACTCTagtttcaaactaccatagtttGTGGTCTAGTCCCTTGTTATGTTTGAGTCTTGTATGA